TGGCCCTGGACATGCTCGACGAGGTCCGCGAAGACTGGGAGTTGCCCGACCTGCCGGTCGTCGCCGACGCCGGATACGGCGACGCCACCGGCTTTCGCGAGGGCCTGACCGAGCGCGGCCTGACCTACGCCGTCGCGGTCAAGGCCATCACGACCGCACACCCGGGCGACGCCACGCCCGAGCGCCCGCCATACTCCGGACAGGGCCGCCCTCCCGTGTCCGCCTACCCCCAGCCGCACACCACCCTGCGCGAGCTGGCCCTGGCAGCCGGACAAGCAGCCACCCGCACCGTCACCTGGCGCCAGGGCAGCAAGGCCACCAAGCACAACCCGAACGCCGACATGCGCTCGAAATTCCTGCCCCTGCGGGTCCGCCCGGCCAACCGACACATCCGCCGCGCCGCCGACGGCTCCCTGCCCGAATGCTGGCTGCTCGTCGAGTGGCCACCCGGCTGCGCCGAACCAACCGACTACTGGCTCTCAACGCTGCCCGCCGACACCCCACTGCGCGAGCTGGTCCGAATCGCCAAGATCCGATGGCGAGTTGAGCACGACTACCGCGAGCTCAAGGACGGTCTCGGCCTGGACCACTTCGAGGGCCGCAACTACCTCGGCTGGCACCGCCACGTCACCCTCGCCTCCCTCGCCCAGGCCTTCTGCACCCTCCTGCGGCTCGACCCAAAAGCCCCTGCGCCGGCCTAACGCTCTACGCGGTCCTCCGCGAACTCCAGGCCCTCCTGGCCACCTGGACCGGCGCCTGCTCGATATGCGGCCAACCCGCACCGACACCCGACCCCCACCACAGGACCTAACAAAGCCCTACTAGAACGGGACGATCTGGGTGAGTTCCCCCAGGTTCCCGGGGGCGAACAGGCCCTTGGCTACCGTGATTTCACGCGTGATGACACACTGATCGGACAGCGGAGCCTCCGGTGCTGTGAACGGCTGTCTTGGTCGACCGCCAGTTCTGCC
This sequence is a window from Streptomyces sp. NBC_01217. Protein-coding genes within it:
- a CDS encoding IS701 family transposase; the protein is MTPEEMEEVRPRLEAFAAEMLGSLARRDQRAKGEMYLRGLMLDGKRKSMQPMAERLGVDHQQLQQFVSSSTWDYSKVRERLARWAAAHISPEAYAIDDVGFPKDGYDSPGVARMYCGALGKRGNCQIGVSVNLVSDRASSAVDWRLFLPESWDDTKHGDDALLADAIRHRRAKAGIPDAARHREKWRLALDMLDEVREDWELPDLPVVADAGYGDATGFREGLTERGLTYAVAVKAITTAHPGDATPERPPYSGQGRPPVSAYPQPHTTLRELALAAGQAATRTVTWRQGSKATKHNPNADMRSKFLPLRVRPANRHIRRAADGSLPECWLLVEWPPGCAEPTDYWLSTLPADTPLRELVRIAKIRWRVEHDYRELKDGLGLDHFEGRNYLGWHRHVTLASLAQAFCTLLRLDPKAPAPA